A stretch of Cucumis sativus cultivar 9930 chromosome 2, Cucumber_9930_V3, whole genome shotgun sequence DNA encodes these proteins:
- the LOC101211712 gene encoding MLO-like protein 12 codes for MGEISSSSGGGGSLESTPTWAISTFVFFFFFLAFIIETSLHHLAQFLTRKRIKSFEKGLRKIKTEMMKMGFMSLLLEFLESSIPNICVSKRVAKSFLPCKDIAMEYLSMEPVVFTLKNQSLGFDSPTNLPLLNSEEIDHCDSKGMVSLMSREGISQLNLLISVSAVSHVLYCIFTMCLGIAKIRKWKAWEKETQALDYQITNDPRRFRLTRQTSIGKRHLNFYASHPLLIWPVCFIRQFSGSVSKSDYFTLRNGFIVSNIAGGSEFNFQKFLHRAFDHDFVQVIQIRFWIWIFSILLIFFSAHEFYNYYWLPFIPLVIVVTVGTKLEVIITKMCVESSKRKPVSSGAFVVKPHDRLFWFSKPSWLLYLIQFVLIQNSFQVAFFTWTWFEFGIKSCFSRRNGDIAIRIGMGIGVQLLCGYVTLPLYALVTQMGTRPKRTVFTDGIVEGLKKWQKMSKRSLSKKAFTSKSTYYFHSQGDGHYQMKDKEANKSKQGGCKNDGSNEAIVSEFSSTSQRNTQNENPSEGMKPNYDGEISFASTWKQIEIN; via the exons ATGGGAGAAATTAGTAGTAGTAGTGGCGGTGGTGGTTCACTTGAAAGTACACCAACTTGGGCTATCTccacttttgttttcttcttctttttcttagcTTTTATCATTGAAACTTCTCTCCACCACCTTGCTCAG TTTCTCACGAGGAAGAGAATCAAATCGTTCGAGAAAGGTTTGCGAAAGATCAAAACAG AAATGATGAAGATGGGGTTTATGTCGTTGCTTCTTGAGTTCTTGGAATCATCCATACCAAATATATGTGTGAGCAAAAGGGTGGCAAAATCATTTCTTCCTTGTAAAGATATTGCTATGGAGTACTTGTCCATGGAACCAGTTGTTTTcactttaaaaaatcaaagtttagGTTTTGATTCACCCACAAACCTTCCTCTACTCAATTCAGAGGAAATTGACCATTGTGACTCAAAG ggAATGGTCTCTTTGATGTCAAGGGAAGGAATTTCGCAgctgaatttattaatttctgtATCGGCTGTGTCTCATGTTCTCTATTGTATCTTCACAATGTGTTTAGGGATTGCCAAG ATAAGAAAATGGAAAGCATGGGAGAAGGAGACTCAAGCTCTTGATTATCAGATTACCAATG ATCCAAGGAGGTTTAGACTCACACGTCAAACATCTATTGGAAAAAGACATCTAAATTTCTATGCCTCTCATCCACTCCTAATTTGGCCT GTTTGCTTCATAAGGCAATTCAGTGGCTCCGTTTCAAAATCTGATTATTTCACTCTACGCAATGGCTTCATTGTG TCCAACATTGCTGGAGGATCTGAATTCAATTTCCAAAAGTTTCTTCATAGAGCTTTTGATCATGATTTTGTGCAAGTTATTCAAATCAG ATTCTGGATATGGATTTTCTCTATACTGTTAATATTCTTCAGTGCACATG AGTTCTACAACTATTATTGGCTCCCTTTCATCCCATTAGTG attgtAGTAACTGTGGGAACAAAGCTGGAAGtgattataacaaaaatgtgtGTAGAAAGTAGCAAAAGGAAGCCTGTGAGCAGTGGAGCATTTGTAGTGAAGCCTCATGATCGACTATTTTGGTTTAGTAAACCCAGCTGGCTTCTCTATCTAATTCAGTTCGTTCTAATTCAG AACTCATTTCAGGTGGCATTTTTCACGTGGACATGG TTTGAGTTTGGGATAAAATCATGCTTCAGTAGAAGGAATGGCGATATTGCAATCAGGATTGGAATGGGCATTGGAGTTCAGTTGCTTTGTGGATATGTCACCCTCCCTCTTTATGCTCTTGTCACTCAg ATGGGAACAAGGCCGAAGAGAACAGTATTCACAGACGGCATAGTTGAAGGGCTAAAAAAGTGgcaaaaaatgtcaaaacgAAGCCTTTCCAAAAAGGCATTCACTTCAAAATCaacttattattttcattctcaAGGTGACGGTCATTACCAAATGAAGGACAAAGAAGCAAATAAATCAAAGCAAGGAGGATGTAAGAACGATGGTTCTAATGAAGCCATCGTTAGTGAGTTTTCTTCTACTTCACAAAGAAACACCCAAAACGAAAACCCTAGCGAAGGAATGAAACCAAACTATGATGGGGAGATCTCTTTTGCCAGCACTTGGAAACAAATAGAGATTaattga
- the LOC101220869 gene encoding trans-resveratrol di-O-methyltransferase, with amino-acid sequence MGENLNELVQSQAHVWNHACKFINSMSLKCVVELGIPDIIHSHGQPMSFPSLVAALHIEPTKAQCLSRLMNLLVHSGFFTAAQTEAHDKAEDVKYSLTPSSKLLLHNSQATPFLFLSLDKATIASFQNLSSWFCSSNNNGQHYSNAFEMANGKLIWDYAAQEQSFANLFQQTMVCDSETIGKIVKEECSEVFEGLKSLVDVGGGTGAMGKAIVEAFPHITCTVFDLPQVISNQPLQNAKNLRFVEGDMFEEIIPPANAVLLKWILHNWNDEQSIRILKKCRDAIPSRDEGGKLIIIDMVMERKKEDIESTETQLLFDLLMMVNLNGKERNENEWKNLFMEAGFSGYKIISKLGLRSLIEVYPA; translated from the exons ATGGGAGAGAATTTGAACGAATTGGTTCAATCTCAAGCTCATGTTTGGAACCATGCTTGTAAATTCATAAACTCCATGTCTCTAAAATGTGTTGTTGAATTAGGAATCCCAGATATTATCCATAGCCATGGCCAACCCATGAGCTTCCCTAGTTTAGTTGCAGCACTCCATATTGAACCAACCAAAGCTCAATGCCTTAGCCGCCTTATGAACCTGCTTGTTCATTCTGGGTTCTTTACTGCTGCTCAAACAGAAGCTCATGACAAAGCTGAAGATGTGAAGTACAGTCTCACCCCATCTTCTAAACTTCTCCTTCACAATAGCCAAGCCACACccttcttgtttctttctttggatAAAGCAACAATAgcttcatttcaaaatttgagtagTTGGTTTTGTAGCTCAAATAACAATGGCCAACATTACTCAAATGCTTTTGAAATGGCAAACGGGAAGCTCATATGGGACTATGCTGCTCAAGAACAAAGTTTTGCGAATTTGTTTCAACAGACAATGGTGTGTGATTCTGAAACGATTGGTAAAATAGTGAAGGAGGAGTGTAGTGAAGTGTTTGAAGGGTTGAAGTCATTGGTTGATGTTGGTGGTGGTACAGGAGCTATGGGCAAGGCCATTGTAGAGGCATTCCCACATATTACTTGTACTGTATTTGACCTCCCACAAGTGATTTCTAACCAACCACtacaaaatgcaaaaaatcTGAGGTTTGTTGAAGGAGATATGTTTGAGGAAATAATCCCACCAGCAAATGCAGTTTTGCTCAAG TGGATTCTACACAATTGGAACGATGAACAAAGTATTAGGATATTGAAGAAGTGTAGAGATGCAATTCCAAGCAGAGATGAAGGTGGAAAATTGATAATCATAGACATGgtgatggaaagaaaaaaggaagacaTAGAGTCGACTGAAACTCAACTTTTGTTTGATCTTTTGATGATGGTCAATCTAAATgggaaggaaagaaatgagaatgaaTGGAAGAATCTATTTATGGAAGCAGGTTTTAGTGGTTACAAGATCATTTCTAAGTTGGGTTTAAGGTCTCTTATTGAGGTCTACCCTGCCTAA